The genome window TTCACTTGTTGACTGCGGCACTGCACATTAAAAATGGATCACAAGTGCGGGCCAGACGGGCGTGCCCTAAATggagcgcacgcacgcacaaggGGGGGCGTGGGCCGATGCTGCAGTGCAGGTGGTCCGGCTTGAGCTGGGCTGCAGAGACCACGCCCTGAATGCCTCGTGTGCAACATGAGAGTGGCATCATTGCCTTTTTCCTGATTTAATGTCAACATTATAAATAAGGGTGGGAAAAGTACACAAATTTGAAGACAAGTATAAAAAtgataagaaaaaatatttaacattttattattctattaattattttttcattattatatgATTCTTTATTATtctatttgtattattattattaagtatAATAAAtgataagaaaaaatatttaacattttattgttctattaattattttgtaaattagAATTCCATTTTTCCACATCTGAAAATGTCCTGGCTCATCTGTACAATTTAAAAGTCTAATAACGCCCTCGTGCATAAAATTTGACCCGCCCATGTCTGGTAAAGATCCTCACATGATCACACCACACCATTGCAACatgtcgatttttttttttacttcaccaCGCctccactaggtggcagtagACACCGCAGAACAAATACTTGAGTCATGTGTGGACTCACCCGTCCAGCTGAGTCCCAGATGGTCAGCGACAATGGCCATGCGGAGGTCCGTTCTCTCGCAGGGACTCTGAGGACCTAAAACCGGGCAGTGcagcacaaaaaataattagaaaTTGCAGCTGGATGAATAAATCTAACAAAAAGAGAATGCTGAGAATGAGACGACACACAAAGGCGCTCTGGTGAGTCATTAGTTGTAGTGTTGGTGGATAAAACTAAGAAGACTAATTTGAGCTCACTGTCTCAACTTTTCTGGCCAAACTATTCTCAATCACTTTCAGTTGAAGAGTGGACACCCCATGATATTTATTATGATGCATAATCCATGCATGTGAGGCCAGAAAAGCACTTAGGGTGTAACGTCGGCTAATATTGTTAGTAGTTAAGTTTCACATCACAAACCATCAGGCAACATTCCCCCGGCTGACGAAAGCAACTACCGGCCGGCGCTTGACATCAGGAGGCTGAACTCACGCAAAGTGCCCGATTGTCAAGTTGGGGTCGATGAATTGTTTTCGTAGTGCACCCAAGAGTCCAAACATCACCAAGATCAGGCAAGCAGACTTAAACCAACACGTCACAATCTGACAAATCATCCGACAAATTGACTACTTTGAGAAGGCTAGAACTGAAAACCTAGACAACTTAAAAGAAAGACTTTCGCTAATTCCAGACCGTACCTTCCACTAAAATATCAAGAACAGAACTCACCCTGTGCAGGGCTTCATCAGACAACACAAGGATGACACAAACAAGAGAACGCTACACAACAAGAGCACCCACAACAGCTACATGCATAAGAGAAGATACACAAGGTGTTTACAAAAAGTTTACAAACTAGTCGTGTTTGCCGTGACGGGAATCGTGATCAAGCTCACTCCCTTCATCCTTCTGCTCCTCCCACTCGATTGTCGGCCTACTCTTCCTCCACAGGGTGGAGGGTGTGGATGTGGTGCCAGTGGTGCCGATGCAGGTGGAGCTAGCGGTGCGTGCAGGGCAGAAACACCTAGAAGCTCGTCTAGATGGTTCTGAAAAGGACGTGTCCCTGCAGTTCTCTCGGTCTTCAATGGAAGGTGATGCCCGGTTCTGACTTTTGTTCAGATTCCTTGGGAATGGTTGGGTCCAGAAAGTAACCTATCGATATGTCCTTTGCTTGAGTGTTAATATGAATCTTAATTGTGCGAGTCTCCAATGGCTTTCACTACTGGGATTTTAgatcaaaaaaatcaattctgTCAAAACCTGGACTTGCATATGTCTCTGGATTCTGTGCTTCTTAATGCTACATTcgtaaaaatgaataaataagggTAATATCGATACCAGAAACCTAAAACTGCCAATCTGTGATCTTAAATAAAGTGGAGGTCGCTACCGGTGTTTAGTGTTTGTTGGTCGGTCACTTCTTGAGAAGGTGCAGAGGGAGAATTTGGGTTACCCAAATCCTTGAAAGTGTCCAAAAGTTTGTCCAAAGGACTTGTGTCATTTATAAAATAATCTGTTAGATAATTCGAGCAATTTGCATAGTTTACAAGATCAGAATTTGAACCTGAAGCTATGATATTAAAATCATCTAAAGTGCTTGGACAGTCAAAATGACTTTCAGTAGTCTTATCAGATGTTCTGAATGTGGTGAATTTGGTGTTGGTGGTTGTGTCTCCGCCAGCGGCGTTTGGTATTTCTAACGGGACCGTAGTCGCCTGTACAGGGACTTGAGGGAAAACTACAGGGACACACATGGGGTCTTGATCGCTGTCGTCTACCTCTGTGTCCCTGACCCTGTACTTGCCCGCGGCGTAGGAATGCTCACCAATTTGAAAAAACTGGAGCCTCTCCTCCACCATGTCCCTCTTGCTCATGTCAATCGCACCACTGCGCGTCATCTCAAACATCTTTCCCTCGTGGAACGGGAAGGGGTTGGGCTCACTCGTCGGCGTGCTATCGTCCGTCGGCGTGCGAGCAGGGGTGCTGTCAGGCGTGGTGGCTTGAGATTGCTCGTCGACGGCTCGTCCGAAAGGCTTTGGCTCACCGTTGCTGGCCTGCGTTCCTCCCATGTCGACGATATCTTCTTCAGCGCCTTTACTCGGCCAGGGGTCAAAGTCCAACCCTTTGGTCGCAACAGTCTTAAATGGTGAATTGAACTCCTCTTCTAACTTATAGCTAAAGTATGTTTCTGAAAATCCCTCTTTAGCTGAAAGTTTCTGTCCATTCATATCAACGCTGTCTTTTGGAACATCATTCCCACCATCTGATGCTATGTCTTTCTGGTCCTTCAGACATTCTTCTGGGGTTTTCTCCTCTTCAATAACTTCTAGTTTAGTTTGAGGAAAAGAGCGGTCTAAGGGCCTGAAAGAGTCCGTCGCCCAGACATCTCGCCTGCTGTCCAGACCGGCTAAGGATTTCAAGTCGGCTTGTTCGTACATACCATCGTCCTCATCTTGAAGGTCGTACCCATCTAGGGAGTCTATCTCTGTGGCATCAGTGTCGTGAGAAAATTCAGCTGTTGTGGCTAGCGAACAGTCCGTTATGGACTGGTCGTTTCCGTTTTGTTCACATTCATAGTCCTCCCCGTTGCCGTTGGAACCATTGGAACCGTTAGAACCGTTGATTCCAATCAGAGGTTCATTGttgtttccatttttgtcatgttttttctgGTTTTCCTTCTCCCTCCTCTGTTGATCCTCTTCCCGAGGAGCTTTGAAAGTAAATTTCTTGGAGGGAATCGGGTGAAAGACTGACTCTTCATCAGCGTCATCGTCCCCATTGGACTGACTGTCGTCCACCTCAGGCGGCACTGGGGAGGGGGGCTGAATACGTATTATTGGTTCAATCAGCATCTTCTCCTGTTCTTCCTGTAAATTCACCTCCATCATTTCTGTCTCAGTTTCTGACGAAGCACAAGAACCTTTTCTGTCTGGATCAGAAGTCTCTGAGAGGTCCAACGGCGGTGGAGGAGGAAATTCAATGTATGCAACACCTTTGTCTTTAGAGGTCTCCTGTCCAGCTTTCTCATCATATCCATTAAGGATGGAGCTATTCTCTAATCTCGGATAGTTATCAGTCATTAGCGCTTCCTgcatgttagcattagctaaGTCAGCACTGATGCTAGTTTGGATTCCAGGTGTGGTCTTTTGAAAAGAGATGATGGCTTTTCCTTGGTCATCTTGTTCCAATTCCTCAGGTACCTCCATGATTGGGCTGGGTTTATCTGGCATCAATTCCATAAAGCCATCAGGGGTCTTGGCGGTGAGGTCATAGCTGACCTCTTCAGAGCTGGGGGTGTCTGGCGTAACGGGGCTTTTCCCTGAGCTATCTATGAAGGATATCTGTTCTAGGGTGTCATCATCTGGGCTGAGGGGACCAAGTCCAGAAACTGACTTTTGTTTCACAGCATGCAGCCCCCCTTTGGCCTCCCTTTCAGCCTGGCGGCCAACCTGAAGACTAACATAAACAGGTAGCCTTTTAATGCCTTTGAAATTTTCTTTGGTTGCTGCGGCAGCTGGAGGCGTTATGACTTCTTCCAGAATGTCTTTGGAACAGAGTAAGTTATTCGAATTTGAATCTTTGGGGATGTTATCAAGGATttcaaatgtaacattttcatttggtaGGGTGGCGCTTGCCCCgaggcttttatttttagataaCGTGGGAATCTGTGAAGGTTTTGTTACCGGATATTTCTTAGGCGGGTCATTGTCATTAGAATTGAATGTGGTTCTTATAGGAATTTGAGTATCAGACTTTTTTCttaagtttttatttattacgtCGTCGCTATCTATTCTTGAAACGTCTGTTGTGACTTTGTTAGCGTCGCTATTTATCTccgaaaatgttttttgtggtGACACATTAGGGacgtttttgtttgaaaacagTTTTGGGGACTTGGGTGACGTCAAAGCGCTATCTGCTGCgtcttcattattattttggatTCTTTCCTCCTGTGATGTTTCAGTaacttttgatgttttttgatCTGTAAAAAAATGGTAAACTGGGAGTTTGCTTTCCTGTAATTTCTTTACAGAAGGTTTTGGTTGAACCGGAGGGGGTGTTTTGCTTGGCCGAGACTGGGGTTGTTTCTGAGACTCAGATTCAAACTTCATCCTCACAGAAGTAACTTTGGATGTTGATTTTATGTGGGAAGGAGAGGAGGGCTCAGACTCACAGGTCTTAGATTGTTGGCTTTTCTGAGGACTACTTGGCAAGCTAgaacttttcttttcagcaGGTAAAACTCGACCAAATGTTTTAGTAACGGAAGGATCCGCGAGTTTGGTTTTACTGAACGTTTCATCCCCCGCCTTAGTTTTTTGAGGGCTGCTGCATGCTGAGCTCGGCCAGGACCTGGGCTCTTTGAGTTCTCGTCGGACGGGCTTTCTTTCAGGTGACTGAAGTTCATCGTTTAGCTTTTCTGTTTTATCACGGAAAAATTGGGAAACCTCACAGAGTTTTTCTTCCGCTTCTTTTACAGTTTGATCAACCCTGTCCTCATAGAGGAGCTTGTCCCTGCTCCTGTCATGTTTATCCTCAGTAAATCTCATCCAGACTGCATGTTTGGGGCTACCTTGTTCAGTTGAATAATGGAGCACTGTAACTTTATCAAACTGGGGTGATTCGTCTCTTTGCATAAATGTTCCTGCTTTCGGGGAGCCATCTTTTGAGGACTTGGATACAAACTCCCTTTTAGGACTGTCTTGCTGCTCAgatgtttggttcctgtcagTCTTCATTGCCGAATCTTCTGAATCGTCTGATTGACGTGTCGAGGATGAGTCGAGTTTTTCGGAATGGAGCATTTTTTCAGCAAACCTGTAGGACTCGCCTCTGACCTCAGATAGCTCATCGTCACAGTATTCTATGGAATGCTGACTCAGCAGTTTTAGGGCTTTGTAGGAATCATCAGCTATGAGTTGAGCAGAGCTCGGCCGACTGTCCTCTTCCTGCGAAACCGGTGTATTAACACGAGATGTTTCCAGAAAATGGGGCAGGTATTCTTCAGCAATCagttcctcctcttcctgttgGCTCTCATCATAATCAAGCAGTTCCTTTATAGACTCCCCTTTATAGACGTACAGCTCAGGATGTTTCTTCGTTTCCCTGATATAAACTTCTGTGGGCTCGGATGTGCAGTGACCTTTCTCAATATGTACCTCGATTATCCGCTCGACTTTGGGTTTGGATTTATTGTCCCTGTCGAGAAATCTCGGCGACAGCTCGTCGCCTTTGACCGAGTCTTGGTTAGCTTTATGCTCAAACAGGCCCGCCAGTTCTTTGGACGGGTCCCGACCAGACTGGAAGGCTTTCATGATGTCTCGCACTGACATGCCTTCCTCAATCCCCTCTGTGGTGTCAGGCTTATGATAGACCATTCTGGTTGTCGTGGTAAtatgtgtttcttctttaaGACACATGCTCATTGAGTCCTCATCTGTCATTTGGATGGGGGCGACTGAGCTTCCTGAAGCTGCCCCTGACTCAGCAGAAGGAAGAGCAGACACAGGCTCCTCCACAAAGAAAGGCTCATCTGAGATGCTCTGACTGTAGAGATCTTCTAACCTGGTCTCAGACACACTGGGAGGGATGGAAGCATCAGTAAATAAAGGCTTGGCTTCTGTACTTTCTGCACTCTGGGGAGCAGAGGGGGTCTTTTCACTTCTAGTCTCAAAACCGCTGTCAGATAGCGGACTCTTATCCTGCTCATGAGACAGCTCCTCTGGGGATTCGAGAATGGTGTCACCCCCTGGATAAGCCTCGGCTAGTTTGCTTAGGTCTTTCTCGGACGGAGACCTGAGCATGCCAGACACCGGCGGaggcatttttaatttgtgctCCTGTATAGTCATGGAAGGCTTCAGAATgcgtttttgtttctcttcccCTTCCGTCTCCTCGTACCTGCCCTTCAACTCTGCCATTTTAGAGAGAGAGCTAGCCCCAATAGTGTTAGTTAAATAGTCGACCACTTTAGCTAAATCGAGGTCATTGTTCGACTGGTGCTTAAGTAGACGTGAGCTCTCGTCAGAGAGAACGTTTCTTCGGGCCTCCTCAATCTCATCTACAGAGAATTCCTCCCACCCATCCTCTACATTCTCTTTACTTTCATTCCCAATGTCCTTTTGTAGGATCTCGCTCACCTTCACTAAATCTTTCTTCACTTTCTCAACAAGCGTGTACGGCTCATCGTCCTCTAACTTGGTCTCACGAGGAGTGCTTATGCGTGACGTTTGGACCGTTTTGGCAGCCGTCTGTGGGTCTGTCTGTAAGATGGCTGTCATTCTCATCAGGTCTTCTTTCATGTCTGCTACATCTTTTAATATCTCCTGGTTGGAGGTGGCGGCAGTGTGGACGATGGGCGGCGTGATGTAGGGAGGCGATTTCAACTGGGAGTTAATTTTGGAGGCTGTAACGCACGACGACATGGAGGAAGAGGGGGAGGTGCGAAGGGAATCGGGAAGCGCCATTTTGAGAGAGCCTGGTCCTGGTTTAACGGGGGTCTCTGGCATGACGCTAACCAACGAGTAGACAGGTACGGTCACTGTGTTTGAGGTCACTGCAGGTACTGAGGAGGCGGCGGTAGATCTCAGAGAACTGTAAGCAGAACTTGCTGGAGCAGATCGAAGAGGGGATGACCGTGATTTAAGTGTGCCATAGCCTGTTGCGGAATAAGAGTCAATGGCTTCATTAATGGCGGCACTGATGCCAGATGTGGCTGCCTGGGTGGTGGCTTGAATCCTCTCCTGGAGGCTTCTCTCCGATAGGAGCCGAGAAGAAGGTGAGGAGGGCGTAGATGAGGACGAGGCATATTTGACAGGCGAAACGTTCCCATTCACCATGGACAATTCCGACGATGCGATGGTTGTCTTTCCGGTCGAGGTCAAAGATGACAAAGAGGTTTTCCCTCCTCGTGTTGACAGGGCTGAATCAGAAGAGGTCTTCAAAGACGACAGGGTGGAGAGGCTTTTAGCAGAGGCAGGACTTGCTGTGTCTATTTTAAAAGGCATACTCGAACTGTAGATGCTGTACGGTTTCTTTGGTGAGACGGGAGTAGTTGTGGACTTGGCCGGTACGTAACCGTTGGGTATGGCGTGAACTGGGGAGGTTCTTGACGTGTAAGGACTTTTGATAGAAGCAGGTTCTGTTGCAGATTTATATGGACTTCCAGAAGAAACAAAGGCGGGGGAAGCCTGGACAGGATACTGACCCTGCTGGATAACAGTTTTAATGGGCGATGGTATAGTCCTGTAAGACCTCACAGGGGACGAAGGGAGGATGTCGTGGGATGGTAGGTTGGTTGCTTGCAATGGAGATCCCATGCTGGCTCCAATTGGAGAACATGCAGGTGTTGGGGAGAAGGGCCAGGACGATTTCAATGGAGAAGCAGCTGCTGAGTTGGCTGGTGCATCGGCAGCGATGACGGGACCGCCCATTCCGCCGAGTTTCGCTTGGCCAGAGGCGGTAAGAGGAGCAGTTGACCATGGGGGGTAAGGTCTGGTTGGAAAGACAGGTTTGTGAGGGTGACCAGCAGGCAGTGCTCTTGCGGCTGGTGTGCTTCTCTCAACTGCTGTTTCTTCAGCGGAATTTAATGATGGAGAAATAAtgggaaaagaaatcaaaatggaTGTGGAGTAACCAAGAAAAATGGGAAAAGATAAGAAGAtgcggaggaagaagaagaagaggtcaGAGGAGGGAGAGTTGGTCAGTGAAGCAGTTCTGTTATTAAAGGAACAACAAACAGCAGTTTCATGAAGATATTTAGGAATTGACGGATTTCATTCAAAACTGTCTTCAGATGTTGCTCTCTCAAACACTGACAACAaccacaacaaaatggatgattgAAATCCAAGCCCAACAAAGcagcaaagtaaaaaaacaacgacAACAGTGGCACTGAATTGGCAACGGAAAGATGGCAGGGATGACTTCAAAAGCAgctcctcttttcagacatgAGACGTTCAGCGTATGGATTCTGCGTCTAATTTCAAACCACTTTAAAAGTGCCTTTTATCTGTTTGGTCCCAACCGATACACATGGCAAATTTCCTTTAACGACAGGTCAGACAAAccctttgccttttttccccccctaaaCTGACAAAATGTCCTCCAAAACTGACGTTTGGTCCATTTTGTCATGCACAGTCAGTAAAAAGATGGTGACAAGCCGAACCAGCCAAACTCAAGAACCCTCCTCACATGCATGGCTCACCCACATAAACCATAAAAAGcttcaaaattcaaatgggACAAACGAAAAAGTAAAGCACATGTTTCTTTGACCACCCCTGTCGACAATGAGAGAGTCAAAGAAAGAACAACCAAAAGCCGGAAGAACTCACAAGCACTGCAAAACAATTCCAAAAAccaatcatgcaaaaaaaaaaaaaaaaagatgtaccATGTCGTAAACAAGCATGTGGACAGTGCATGTTGTGTCAAGAAGAGAAACTTTACTACAACGCCTCGGacatatggattttttttaattttcttgttTGGGATGTTGTtagtgaaaatgacaaaactcaCTCAGTGCAGGCTCGGCCAGATAGCTGTAGCGCTTACGTAAGGCTAGTGAGGCAAAGGTATGACGTCGCTCGGGCTTTTCAGTCTGCAACAAtagcaaacaacacaagttGGCTATCAGGTGAACGCAACTTTGTCCTGACGATTTACAGATTGATTTTTGGGATGAAACAATTGGAACGTGGAACCAATTAAGTAATCTTAAAGGTATTACATTGGATTTATGATGTCATGCAAAAGTCAGCATTTGGTACAAGGGAAAGTGTTACATTTCCCTTGGGGGTAGCGGGCGAGAGTAAGCCTATGCTAAGCAgagcatggggggggggagggggagggagggtgtAGTTTACCTCATCCTCGCCATCTGACTCCATTTCCTGGTTCCCAAGATGCATTGCAGAAACGGGCGGCGAGGGGCGGGGCAAGGGAGACGAGTAACATAATGGAAAGCAGGAAGGGAGGAGGAAAACATCAGcgtgtggggaaaaaaaaaaaaaaaaaaaaagagagagtgaTTTACAGAAGCTCCAGAAGCCACTGTGggcaaatgcaacaaaaaaaaaaacaataaatcaaaaagCGCCATGAGAAATTGCGAGAACATCAATCAAGTCAAGCCAGCCTGAGCAAATGAAAAGTCtttagcccaaaaaaaaaaatccaacggaaaagaaaacagccaATGAGAAGCAACCACGGCGTACAATAAAGAACCAAGAAACATTAAGAGAAGCCTTAAACAGATAAAAGACACACTTTTGGaccttggatttttttttttaccctagCGCCACCGCTACTTCCCTGACGGTGAGGATGCTCATGGAAGtgacaagacaaaaatgatgacTTGATCTTACCTTTTTGGCGGCGGGTAACGTGATGTTCAAGTTGCACACTGCCGTTTGCGGCAGGCCTTTTGTGCTCTTACACTCTTTGAGAAAGGTGAGACGGCCGCACGGCTCCTGGCTGGGGTCTCGAACCTGCGGCCAGGgaggaaatttttttttatgccctGCTTTGTGTGTCCTAATTAAGTGATGAAACACGAAATGTTTAACCAAGCGGGAAATAGGATCGATTGTACACATCGGGTCAATCGATGCCTGTGAACggcgtccattttttttttttcaagtagtAGTGTGCATTTGTGGTACCTTGACGCAGAACGGCAAGCGGTTTTCTTTGAAAGCGTAGAAGTTGAGAACTAACTGCTGACCGCTTTTGGTCAGAGGGGTCAAGTTTCCGTAGCAATCCACATAAATGGGACGACCCTCCAGGACCTGAACACACCCAAAACCGGCCAGAACCGGAAATTTATAAAAGGTTCAAATACACAAGGATCCTTAAGAATGGGCACCTCAATGTCTTTGCTCCTGGCCACCTCCTCAAAGTTCTCCTGCTGCTCCAGGGTCTTGTCCACTTTGTCGTCGGTCATACAGAAGCACCTCAGCCTGGACTCCACCGGGTCGTTCATTTTGGCAAAGACAACAAACTTGGCCATGTAGGGCACGCAGATTAGCTCCCGGTATAACTGCGAGGCCAAGCCCACCGTCTCCGGGATTTGGTGGCAGTCGGCCAGCCAGAACCTGTTCAGAACCACCCGATAAGCAAATGGAAATATATGCGAGAAGAGGCCCGGCCCGGGTTCTCACCGTGCTGAAACGTTGGTTGTGAAAGACACGCAGTCGTTGACAAAGGTGAGGGGAGTCGTGCCGGTGATGTCTTCCCACTGTGCCGGCGACGTTCCACCTACAAGAGAAGGATTGGGTCTTGGGTTCTGGtaccttccaaaaaaaaaaaaacctcctaAAACCACTTCACCTGTGATGCTGCAGAGAAGGCGGAGGCAAGGTGTGCAGTCTCCTTTGTAGCCGTTGGAAAGGCCCTCGCCCGAAAGCGGCGGGACTGGGATGGTCATGGTGATGGGCTTGTGGAACTTCCTCCGTCTGGGCTCCACCGTCACGATGGGGCTGAAGGTGGCACGGTTGCCGAGGATCTTCTTCACAGTTTCGTCGGGTACCGGCTGAGCCTGAGAATCCAGAAAGGATCAGGGTATTTATTTCACGGGAAATTTGAAGGCCTCTAATGTGTGAGACTTACCTGAAGGCCAACTTTGATCTTTTTGGTAAGCGCCCCCTCGGGGAAGGAGGCCTGAACCAATAGGACGCTCCGGCTGCACACAGTCCCGCCCTCGGGTCCCATCTGATGCGTTTCCTGTCTGATGCGGGACACCACGGCAAAGTACTGTGGGAAATCTTTGGTGATGATGCGGCAGATCCTCTTCCTTTGCAACTCCTCTGCACTGTCCAGTTCTAGAAGAACATCCAATGACATTACAAGAAGTGACATTTAGACATCCTGACGTATTTTACCTTCATCCATGCCGTTGAGGAGCTGGCGGAGCTCCTCGGTCTTGCAGTCGTACAGATGCTCCTTCCAGGTTTCTCCGTTCTCGCTTCGCAGAAGGATCAGTTCTCGTTCTTGTCCTCGCATGGAACCAAAGTGGGGGATCTCCACGATCACCGGCCTGGTAGGGAAACGAATCGCATATTGACTCAAGCGACGTTCAAGGAAGATCTCAAAGTTGTTGCTCTACCATCTACACAGAACTAGAGAAGCACAGAAAGTGAACGTGTGAATGGATACGGGTTCTGCCGGGTGTTCAAGCCACGTTTCCACCAAGCGCTACAGCATTTTAAAATCCGCTTGGCAGAAATTAGGCTTTCCATTTGTTCAATGGC of Syngnathus acus chromosome 19, fSynAcu1.2, whole genome shotgun sequence contains these proteins:
- the LOC119137994 gene encoding ankyrin-3-like isoform X22 — encoded protein: MAHAASQLKKKADENLVAAEEEREKERKRARRRQRGGDVKKKTDVNACYLRAARAGNLEKALDYLKNGVDINICNQNGLNALHLASKEGHVEVVAELLQQGANVDAATKKGNTALHIASLAGQMEVVKELVTHNANINAQSQNGFTPLYMAAQENHLEVVHYLLEHGSSQSIATEDGFTPLAVALQQGHDQVVSLLLENDTKGKVRLPALHIAARKDDTKAAALLLQSDHNADVESKSGFTPLHIAAHYGNINVATLLLNRGAAVDFKARNDITPLHVASKRGNGNMVRLLVERGAKIDARTKDGLTPLHCGARSGHEQVVEMLLSRSAPILSKTKNGLSPLHMATQGDHLNCVQLLLHHDAPVDDVTNDYLTALHVAAHCGHYKVAKVIVDKKANPNAKALNGFTPLHIACKKNRVKVMELLLKHGASIQAVTESGLTPIHVAAFMGHENIVHQLINHGASPNTSNVRGETALHMAARAGQSNVVRYLVQNGARVDAKAKDEQTPLHITSRLGKLDIVQLLLANGASPDTTTSSGYTPLHLAAREGHREVAATLLDQGASLGITTKKGFTPLHVAAKYGKLEVANLLLQKNAAADAAGKSGLTPLHVAAHYDNQKVALLLLKQGASPHASAKNGYTPLHIASKKNQLEIATTLLEYGASTNSVTRQGITPLHLASQEGNVDVVTLLLARDASVNAGNKYGLTPLHLAAQEDKVNVAEVLVNHGATIDPETKLGYTPLHVACHYGNVKMVHFLLKNQAKVNGKTKNGYTALHQAAQQGHTHIINLLLHHEASPNELTTNGNSALSIARRLGYISVVDTLKVVTEETLTTQTVTEKHKMNVPETMNEVLDMSDDDACKANAPEMITEDYLSDVDEGDDAMTGDTDKYLAPQDLRELGDDSLPQEGYMGFSVGARSQSLRSFSSDRSNALNRSSFTRDSMMIEEMLAPSKEMRLAMAKDGDSDSLKRYSWTPDATDNVNLVSSPVHSGFLVSFMVDARGGSMRGSRHNGMRIIIPPRKCTAPTRITCRLVKRHKLASPPPMVEGEGLASRLVEVGPAGAHFLGPVIVEIPHFGSMRGQERELILLRSENGETWKEHLYDCKTEELRQLLNGMDEELDSAEELQRKRICRIITKDFPQYFAVVSRIRQETHQMGPEGGTVCSRSVLLVQASFPEGALTKKIKVGLQAQPVPDETVKKILGNRATFSPIVTVEPRRRKFHKPITMTIPVPPLSGEGLSNGYKGDCTPCLRLLCSITGGTSPAQWEDITGTTPLTFVNDCVSFTTNVSARFWLADCHQIPETVGLASQLYRELICVPYMAKFVVFAKMNDPVESRLRCFCMTDDKVDKTLEQQENFEEVARSKDIEVLEGRPIYVDCYGNLTPLTKSGQQLVLNFYAFKENRLPFCVKVRDPSQEPCGRLTFLKECKSTKGLPQTAVCNLNITLPAAKKEMESDGEDETEKPERRHTFASLALRKRYSYLAEPALKTAVERSTPAARALPAGHPHKPVFPTRPYPPWSTAPLTASGQAKLGGMGGPVIAADAPANSAAASPLKSSWPFSPTPACSPIGASMGSPLQATNLPSHDILPSSPVRSYRTIPSPIKTVIQQGQYPVQASPAFVSSGSPYKSATEPASIKSPYTSRTSPVHAIPNGYVPAKSTTTPVSPKKPYSIYSSSMPFKIDTASPASAKSLSTLSSLKTSSDSALSTRGGKTSLSSLTSTGKTTIASSELSMVNGNVSPVKYASSSSTPSSPSSRLLSERSLQERIQATTQAATSGISAAINEAIDSYSATGYGTLKSRSSPLRSAPASSAYSSLRSTAASSVPAVTSNTVTVPVYSLVSVMPETPVKPGPGSLKMALPDSLRTSPSSSMSSCVTASKINSQLKSPPYITPPIVHTAATSNQEILKDVADMKEDLMRMTAILQTDPQTAAKTVQTSRISTPRETKLEDDEPYTLVEKVKKDLVKVSEILQKDIGNESKENVEDGWEEFSVDEIEEARRNVLSDESSRLLKHQSNNDLDLAKVVDYLTNTIGASSLSKMAELKGRYEETEGEEKQKRILKPSMTIQEHKLKMPPPVSGMLRSPSEKDLSKLAEAYPGGDTILESPEELSHEQDKSPLSDSGFETRSEKTPSAPQSAESTEAKPLFTDASIPPSVSETRLEDLYSQSISDEPFFVEEPVSALPSAESGAASGSSVAPIQMTDEDSMSMCLKEETHITTTTRMVYHKPDTTEGIEEGMSVRDIMKAFQSGRDPSKELAGLFEHKANQDSVKGDELSPRFLDRDNKSKPKVERIIEVHIEKGHCTSEPTEVYIRETKKHPELYVYKGESIKELLDYDESQQEEEELIAEEYLPHFLETSRVNTPVSQEEDSRPSSAQLIADDSYKALKLLSQHSIEYCDDELSEVRGESYRFAEKMLHSEKLDSSSTRQSDDSEDSAMKTDRNQTSEQQDSPKREFVSKSSKDGSPKAGTFMQRDESPQFDKVTVLHYSTEQGSPKHAVWMRFTEDKHDRSRDKLLYEDRVDQTVKEAEEKLCEVSQFFRDKTEKLNDELQSPERKPVRRELKEPRSWPSSACSSPQKTKAGDETFSKTKLADPSVTKTFGRVLPAEKKSSSLPSSPQKSQQSKTCESEPSSPSHIKSTSKVTSVRMKFESESQKQPQSRPSKTPPPVQPKPSVKKLQESKLPVYHFFTDQKTSKVTETSQEERIQNNNEDAADSALTSPKSPKLFSNKNVPNVSPQKTFSEINSDANKVTTDVSRIDSDDVINKNLRKKSDTQIPIRTTFNSNDNDPPKKYPVTKPSQIPTLSKNKSLGASATLPNENVTFEILDNIPKDSNSNNLLCSKDILEEVITPPAAAATKENFKGIKRLPVYVSLQVGRQAEREAKGGLHAVKQKSVSGLGPLSPDDDTLEQISFIDSSGKSPVTPDTPSSEEVSYDLTAKTPDGFMELMPDKPSPIMEVPEELEQDDQGKAIISFQKTTPGIQTSISADLANANMQEALMTDNYPRLENSSILNGYDEKAGQETSKDKGVAYIEFPPPPPLDLSETSDPDRKGSCASSETETEMMEVNLQEEQEKMLIEPIIRIQPPSPVPPEVDDSQSNGDDDADEESVFHPIPSKKFTFKAPREEDQQRREKENQKKHDKNGNNNEPLIGINGSNGSNGSNGNGEDYECEQNGNDQSITDCSLATTAEFSHDTDATEIDSLDGYDLQDEDDGMYEQADLKSLAGLDSRRDVWATDSFRPLDRSFPQTKLEVIEEEKTPEECLKDQKDIASDGGNDVPKDSVDMNGQKLSAKEGFSETYFSYKLEEEFNSPFKTVATKGLDFDPWPSKGAEEDIVDMGGTQASNGEPKPFGRAVDEQSQATTPDSTPARTPTDDSTPTSEPNPFPFHEGKMFEMTRSGAIDMSKRDMVEERLQFFQIGPQSPCERTDLRMAIVADHLGLSWTELARELDFSVEEINSIRVENPNSLTAQSFMLLKKWVHRDGKNATTDTLTAVLNKINRLDIVTLLEGPIFDYGNISGTRCFADDNAVIPDQCDGYHQIDAELRTPPELNCAPPTPLCSDDFFRKGGDGVVDSPSRPSELSLVGNPPLVRVEDTSESPDNDRRAAQRRTMFEGAYAPYERQGGCPEEEDEMTQERLQSLLEDIKLEGEGLEDEEMTEEKVHAILEQVRQAEKDFCSLPGWSESDAVAAVDEATAEPGHAVEEGSPDSLVDSLEQPAPSSKKEEEEQGGDRSARRVQWAQNVQCEHVFDDEEEEVEEELEAEESSSEETTVTTRVFRRRVILKGEEARNVPGESVTEEQFTDSDGNLVTRKVIRKVVRRVVGSEQKDEVGEEAGAVVAVAPSGGAVVGKGKRRGKRSRQGHKGKKSHS